Below is a window of Anabas testudineus chromosome 10, fAnaTes1.2, whole genome shotgun sequence DNA.
ATCATTTTAGACCTGTTCAACCATCAATCCTGATGTCAAGAGATTTATTGTAATGGAAAcactcacagtgacacagtatGTATGCACCTTCACTCTGCGCTGCTTTCTCACAGTGCTCTAAAACTTGtgatatttataataatctatgttcaccagctgattcttctctgtcctctcaacagactctgtctccctccactgGAAACTTGATTAAAAGCAAATGtcctaaaatattaaatgacttCTGAAATTACACCTAAAGCAATAAACTGGTGGATTTTCTTCTGAATACCTTAAAAGGCAGCTTGTTTTGAAAAAATATCATCAGGGCCATGACATCTAAATGTGGCCATGACATTTTTAACATCTGTCTTGTTTGTTAcaatcaaagaaaaacagacaaatcatattttaaaaaagttaaattgaCTGATTCATATAATTCACTTTGTAATCATCTACAACTATAGCTCATAATTACAGTTGGATATAATTACATTGATGAAAATGTACTAAAGCAAATATAAATACTTGAATAGACAGTATCAAACGGTAGTAGAGCAATTTCCAGATAGCATCAAAATAAATTCACTGCTAATAGACTGAATTTTTATATAGATATAAGTAAAATATAACAGCTGTTAACAAGGAAATTATGAATTCATAGTGAAACACAAAGCTGTGAACAACTAAGCAGAAGTTGTTTTGTGAAGAATACAAAGAATTATGACTCTAATGTTCTTTCATATACAACAAAGATGAGATTtaacactaaatataaatgtgctgATTTCAGATAAAGTTCTAGTTCAGATGCAGAACTTCACATTTGAACCATCAGAACAGAGTTCTCTGGATGATCCATGGTTCTTGGATCAGCAGAACCTTCAGCTATcttggatttctttttcttccaagCAAAGAAGATGGTGATCCCAATTACCAAAATGATCACAACAGCAGCTTTCAAACTACATATGATCAGGGAAGAATCTGTTtagataaagacacagaaaagtCACATCACAATTGGTCTGTGACAGCAGAGTCATTTGgtagttttttatatttcttacaGTAAGACTCCAATAATAAAAGTCACACGGTACATTACAGATGTTGaacagagacaaataaaaagggaaaaagacaTGAACAAAACCACTGCAGCAGAGTTAGTTTGAAGAGACACTTAAATTTCATTCTTCTTATCACCTCTAGTTGTgggtgaaaaacacaaagaaacacagctcACATTAAAAGTAGGTTTGTGtggagacaaatgaaaagttaGTTTTCTTACTGAAGTCAGAGTTTGACTGGAGGATGTGATATTAGTGGTGGGTTTGACAGTACTGGACACTTTGATTTCAGTCTACTTACCGATGGCAATAGAAGTTGTAGGTTCAATACACCGTGTGTTATTAGCTTCAAACACGCACGTTGATATTTGTGTCCCATCAGACAAGATGCAGTTAATGAATATGAAGCCTGAGGGAAAAGATACAGATCAACCATCATGTACAGATTGACTGTAATCAAGAGCATCAACATGTCCAGTGTGTTGATTGATTCATGTTGTCACTCACCACAGGTACATAATCTCTTACTACTGGAGACGTGACTGACATTATTTCTGACTGAGCAGACCAGATGTCCTGAGATGTGTTGCTTCAGAGTGATGATGTCAGTCTCAGTATTTCCAGAGAGGAGTTCAGCATCTGTCAGTGTACGTCCATCCAGAGTCCAGTTGTATTGAGGACTGTCCCCTCCCTCAGAGGAGCAGGAAACCCTCATCTCTCCCTCAGACAGACACTCAGAGTCCAGcaggacagaggacacaggagctggaggaaacacacatatgacttttgaaagtaaaacagaatcttgttcatttttttgcagttataataacaataatacaaaacaggACAGACACATCATGTCACggttccagctcctcctgcctgtctgtccctgattcccttttttctccctccttaaataaaataaaaattaaattaaattaattaaataaataaactttgtaaatgtttgggtttttttcccCTGTGATTCCAATATGCTCCCACTAGATGGCGCACTCTAGATATATTGACTTTACTGAGGTTCCGGGTTCTCCACGTTTACTTTTTGCTGCCTCAGCTCTTCTGTAAACATTAGCGGACCTAAGAAAAGGAAACTGTGGCGgtttttaaagaatataatATTAGCCGCCACTTCACCACAAAGCATGCTAATGATGCTAGCAAGCTATCAACAAAAGAACCGGGAGCTACTGTCTTTTCTGTCAATAAGAGTTCATACGTGGTGCACAAATGAACACACGTTCTCTAAATAAACGATTCGCTGATCGTTGTTGACTTTTGGACCTggagacacaaaatgaataGAAAGTTGCATGAATCTAGTTGCATCAATTCAACAACGCAGTCTGAACCTTAAGcttaactctgtctcctcttagaCCACCATACATACATGACGTCATCTCCTTCCAGCTGGTATCCGACA
It encodes the following:
- the LOC113160812 gene encoding hepatocyte cell adhesion molecule-like, translated to MEAVFGLMVVVLLGVSHGIETYCDGRKDGTQCYGALGGTLVLQLMDDATEINSFNWIKNQSNLLRWRSSNSVIILPDNRFFFTPSNGTLRMNNLRRNDGGEYTLSISNENGEISPQRTLHLFIQAPVSSVLLDSECLSEGEMRVSCSSEGGDSPQYNWTLDGRTLTDAELLSGNTETDIITLKQHISGHLVCSVRNNVSHVSSSKRLCTCGFIFINCILSDGTQISTCVFEANNTRCIEPTTSIAIDSSLIICSLKAAVVIILVIGITIFFAWKKKKSKIAEGSADPRTMDHPENSVLMVQM